The Trichoderma breve strain T069 chromosome 2, whole genome shotgun sequence DNA segment TTGTTTCGTCAGCAAGCGCTGTCACAGATAGCCGACAGGTCACTACACAGCAAGTGCTGGCGCAAATGATACTTTCAAGCCTATCGCTGGGTCAGATGGCCTCGTGGAATACGGGGTAGTGAGTGAGAGGCCTTGCGGAATATGCTCCAAGAGGCGCAGTCTAATGAACGCCGCTCCGCCTCATTCCATCGTCTGGCCATTCTCTCTCTAGGCCTGTTCTGCCCCAGGTCCAACTTACCAATCCCGCCTTGTCAGGGCTCCGTGTGGCCCTCCCGAGCACTCACAGACAAGCAGCTCCCGCTTCTCTTCTGGGGGGCTAGAAGGCTAGAACCAACCAGCTGCTGGCTTGTTAATCTAGCAATCTAGTTCCCGCCCCGTCGCTGCTCATCGCGTGCAGTCCAGTGTCTCGTCCGCGGTCCGCAAGGCACCCGGTGCCCACTGGCTTGGTGGTTGgctgcctttttttccattttcaaGCGTTCCTATTTGTACCTGTCCATGACTGCTTGTAGCGGCTGAGACTCCATCACCAGGCCTGCAACATCTGACACTGGCtaccatgaccatgaccatgatATAGCGCTTTGGCTGCTCGTTCCTTGCATTTATTGTGCGCCTGGACGAAAGCtggcctcttttctctcctttttcaaCCAAATCCTACCACCGGTTGTGCTGTTTATTACTCGCTGCCGCTGTGACACATCTTGCACAAGCAACCCTTCCGTTGACcccgctgcagctcttctgcCTTATTTTCCCACACTCTGTTCCTGTTCCCTCTCGACCGGCTTCTGCCTGGACGAGTGCCTGTTGGAGCTGCATCAGGCTTCTGAGTACTACTACATCCAACATACCCTCAGGCTTCAGCCCTTCCCGCACGCTTATTTCCACCTACCCGCCCAACCAGCCTGCCTGCCttgcctgcctgcctgctcCCCTCTTATTTCTGAGGCACTCACTGTTGCTCATCACCACTTCGGTGCTGTCTTGTAGACACATTTGCATCACCAACCGGTACATGGGCCTTTGGTAAGGCACCATCTGCCATTCTCATGTTCGAATCCAGGGCCGAGCCCTCGGAGGGGGTCTCGGAGGAGAAGACAGAGCCCTTTTCCCAGTCAGAAATCGAGGCCCGATTCCACGGCGTCGGAGTCGATGAGCCAAGTATCCCCGCAGATCCAGAGGCTGTCCCGCTGGACGTCTTGCAAGTTGAGGATCACCACCACAAGCAAGGCATCCGCATCCTCGTGCGGCCTCTCACCAAGCTTCCCGGCACGCGCTCAGTGAGCCCCGGCAGCGACAATTGCCAGTGGCTAGCTCTCCGCGCCGAAGTGGCTTCCTCGGACAAGCCTGAACACAAAGTCCTGGCGGTGACTCAGACCTCCAAGGACATCAAATTCTCAGTCAGGATACCGGGGTCTGCCGAAGACGACTTGTCACGGCCGCCACTGTGGTGTGAACTCTATTACGATCCTGCCAGCGACAAAGTCATCTTCCTGAACAGATCGGATGTGCCCATCTTGCTCGGCCGTATACTATCTCATTCCGCCGCCGGCAGCCCTCCACCCAGCGAACGCCATGTCATCAACCCGGGTCTCGCCAAGGGCCTCAGACCAGGCACCTTTAGGATCAAAGTGCGAGATATTGCGGTACTGGACTTTCGCATTCTGGAAAAGCGGCCCATTACGATTTACCAGGAGCCAATTTCCTTAGCAGTGCCCGAGGACTCGCTTTCACCATCAGTATCATTCATCACTTCCGACCAGGTCAACACAAGCATGAAGAGAGCCCTTACCCCGGATGAAGACATAAAAAGAGCCAAACGCCGCATCTCGGATGCCGGCAATGGAGCCGATGACGGCGTCATCATGTTTTTAGGTCCGGCAGAGCCCCTTGTCTTCCCCCTTCCTAACGCGAGGGAAGGCAAGGAACTGGCTGCGTCCACTGGCCATGCTCTCTTGGATGCAGGACAAGGCGAAACGATTGCCGTACCCAGTGTCTGTGAACTTGACGAATATCAGCTGACCAAGCGCGAGCCCATTGCACAGACGGCTCTGTCAGCAGTCTACACTGCGTCACACTCCCAAGTGCCGAACAACATAGTCACTGTCAAGGTCCTCAAGACCAGAGTTGCAAACCCAGACAACAAACCACTGGTACATGAACGGAACGTCATCCGCCAAGCAGACATGTGGCTACGAGagtgccaaagccaacagGACCTGCAACACGAATCTATTGTACGCTACTACGGGGGTGACGCCAGATTTCTGAGTCTCTACATGGAGCACATCGATGCCAAGGACCTTACTGCCGCTGCCCGGTGGAGAAAcaagggcgatgatgagtttgTAGGAACACGAGAAGACTCCATTCGAATTCTACGTGATATTTCTAGCGCCCTCAGCTACCTCCATGGTCGCAAACTGGTACACAATGATATCAAGCCCGCGAATATCCTGTATTCGCCCGAGCGTGGTGCCGTGCTATGCGACTTTGGACTGACCACATTGGCAGCAAGCTCGCCTTCTGGGGGTGGCACTCCGTACTACATCCCACCTGAGTTCATCACTCGCAAAAGCCGAGGCCCAGCCTCAGACGTTTGGGCTTTGGGCGTCACGATGCTGTACACAATGCGCTTCATTAAATTCCCAGATTCGCGCGCGCGCAGACAACATCCCAAGCCGCTATACTGGCAAATTGCGCAGATCCACGGCCAAGCGGCGCCTGTTTCCTATAAGCAATACGGCAATGGCCAGCCTGCTGTAAACCAGATGCGGGACTGGCTGACGGAGATTTACGAAGCAAGAGAGAAACTAAACTCCAAGGATCGCTTAGAACGATTGGTAAAGGATATGCTGGCGCCAAATCCAGCCCAGCGCATCACAATGGAAAGAATCGTCAGAGAACTCGCTCTAGAGCAGACGAATACAGCTCGCtaaagaagacgaagcatACAAGACTTAGATGTCTTCAAGaggtttttcttcttttcctcttacAGTTTCATATTTGTTTTTACCCTTTGCATTTTCATCATTTCGGGTTATCTTCTTTTCAAACATTTTGACAGTCAACATTGGGATCTGGAGTTCATTTCGgaagtatatatatacgaCATTTACAAGCGCAGATGGCAAGCGTATTTGAAGCGGCACAAGATGGGACATCAAATGGAGTAAGCAGCATGCAGGTATGCGTTTCGGCAATGACTGACTGAagcagggaagaagaaatcgacGACCatcctccttttctttttcctgcttgtttttctttcttttctttttttcctttttctgtttGCTCTCTCCTCTCGAGATTTTTTGCTCATGATACCTGAACATTGGAGAAACCACATGTACATAGTTTTACATTTCTTGTACTATTATTATTTGACCTTCGCATGGCAACATTGGCAGAAAGCATACGCATCAGGAGTTGGCAGATCTCGCTACTGCATTAATATCATTATCTTTCAATTCGTGGTATCTGACGTGTTCTTTTGTTCATCTATGTCGTATATCTTCCAATCCATCTCGTATATCCACCTCTAGATGCCCAGCCCCAGAGAGAATGCAACCGCCAGGCCAACAACTGTTGTCAGAACAGTCTTGTCGGTACCCAAAAGGCCAGCAGcattcttcttgtcctctgTATCAGTGGCGCCATCCTGGGAAGTACCATTTtcctgctgctccttgaTTGTGTGCACAACCATGCCGTCCGAAGTCGAGCAGTTGCTCAGGCCCCCAGCATTAGTGGTGAATCGAATATCGGCGCA contains these protein-coding regions:
- a CDS encoding protein kinase domain-containing protein is translated as MFESRAEPSEGVSEEKTEPFSQSEIEARFHGVGVDEPSIPADPEAVPLDVLQVEDHHHKQGIRILVRPLTKLPGTRSVSPGSDNCQWLALRAEVASSDKPEHKVLAVTQTSKDIKFSVRIPGSAEDDLSRPPLWCELYYDPASDKVIFLNRSDVPILLGRILSHSAAGSPPPSERHVINPGLAKGLRPGTFRIKVRDIAVLDFRILEKRPITIYQEPISLAVPEDSLSPSVSFITSDQVNTSMKRALTPDEDIKRAKRRISDAGNGADDGVIMFLGPAEPLVFPLPNAREGKELAASTGHALLDAGQGETIAVPSVCELDEYQLTKREPIAQTALSAVYTASHSQVPNNIVTVKVLKTRVANPDNKPLVHERNVIRQADMWLRECQSQQDLQHESIVRYYGGDARFLSLYMEHIDAKDLTAAARWRNKGDDEFVGTREDSIRILRDISSALSYLHGRKLVHNDIKPANILYSPERGAVLCDFGLTTLAASSPSGGGTPYYIPPEFITRKSRGPASDVWALGVTMLSTAKRRLFPISNTAMASLL